The genomic region ACGCCTGGGTCAAACCAATATCCAATCTGTCCGCGTCGAAGGCCATACCGACTTTATGGGTTCTGACAAATACAATCAGGCCCTGTCCGAACGCCGCGCATACGTAGTGGCAAACAACCTGGTCAGCAACGGCGTACCTGTTTCTAGAATTTCTGCTGTCGGCTTGGGCGAATCTCAAGCGCAAATGACTCAAGTTTGTGAAGCCGAAGTTGCCAAACTGGGTGCGAAAGTCTCTAAAGCCAAAAAACGTGAGGCTCTGATTGCATGTATCGAACCTGACCGCCGTGTGGATGTGAAAATCCGCAGCATCGTAACCCGTCAGGTTGTGCCGGCACACAATCATCACCAACACTAAGGCTAGGCAATATCTTGCCGATGCATGAGGTTAGTGGATTTTGTACCAGGTACTGTTGCAATATTCGTGAAACGTCGGTCGGCATCGATGATGTGAAACAAACCCCCGCTTTTGCGGGGTTTGTTTTTTTGGGTGGTTTTCTGAAACGGCTATCGTCAGAATCGGGGTGCAGGTTCAGATTCAGATTCAGGTTTGTGTCCCATTGCCGTGCTTTATAGTGGATTAACAAAAATCAGGACAAGGCGACGGAGCCGCAGACAGTACAAATAGTACGGAACCGATTCACTCGGTGCTTCAGCACCTTAGAGAATCGTTCTCTTTGAGCTAAGGTAAGGCAACGCTGTACTGGTTTAAATTTAATCCACTATATCGGTTGAAACTCTGATTTTAAGGCGGTAGGATGTGGGTTTGCCCATAGAAAGGGAATCCTTTCTGTATCAAGCCCTGAAAGGGATAATTCATACAAATTCACGCCTTTCCCCTTCATTGGGAAATGGATGGAATCGTGCCAGATGTGTGCGGCACTGTATGCCGGATATGGTTTTATCATCAGCCCTTTTCGGTTGAAACCTTGCCAGTTGCAGCGATTGAGCCTAATCGGTGGCGGAAGTTGCCGCTTTGCATTCGGGGTGGCGTGCAGTGCGGTGCTTTGATATGCCGTTTGTGTGTTGAAACAGGGTGGTCGGTGCATACGGGTACGGTATGGCCAAAGCTAAAAGTGAAATACGCTGAAACACTGAATGAGCCGCTTTATTGTTTGTACGGCCTTTGCTGCCTTGCTATGATTTAAATTGGATTCGCCCGCCGGATATTTTGGGATATGAAAGAATTTGACTTCATCAAACGGTATTTGCAAACAGGCACGGATAATGATGTCGTATTGGGCATAGGCGACGATGCGGCGATTGTCCGCCCGCGTGAAGGCTTCGATTTGTGTTTCAGTGCGGATATGCTTTTGAAGGACAGGCATTTTTTTGCAAATGTCAAACCTGAAGACTTGGCTTGGAAGGTTTTGGCCGTCAATGTTTCGGATATGGCGGCGATGGGTGCGATACCGCGTTGGGTGTTGCTGAGCGCGGCGTTGCCCGAATTGGATGAGGTATGGCTGAAACGGTTTTGCGGCAGCTTTTTCGGTTTGGCAAAAAAGTTTGGCGTAACGTTAATCGGCGGCGATACGACCAAGGGCGATATGGCGTTCAATGTAACCATTATCGGCGAATTGCCGAAGGGTAGGGCGTTGCGGCGTGATGCGGCGGTTGCGGGCGACGATATTTGGGTGTCGGGGCGTGTCGGTATGGCGGCGGCGGCTTTGAACTGCCGTCTGAAACGGTGTGTGTTGCCGGATGATGTGTTTGCCGAATGCGAACAAAAGCTGCTCCGCCCCGAGCCAAGGGTTGGGCTGGGGCTTGCGCTGTTGCCGTTTGCCCGGGCGGCGCAGGATGTTTCAGACGGCCTCGCGCAAGATTTGGGGCATATCCTGACCGCTTCCGGCGTGGGGGCGGAAATTTGGGCCGATTCGCTGCCGTCTTTATCCGTATTGAAAGATATTTTGCCCCGAGCGCAATGGCTGTCTTATACTTTGGCGGGCGGCGACGATTACGAGCTGGTGTTTACCGCGCCGGAAAGTTGCCGCAGCCGCGTGCTTGATGCGGCAGAACGGTGCGGCGTGCCGGTAACGCGCATCGGCAAAATCAACGGAGGATGCCGTCTGAAGGTTTTAGATGCCGACGGCAGGGAATTGGAACTACATTCTTTAGGATTCGATCATTTTGGCTGATTTTAAACCTGACTTTGCGTGGCTGTTGAAACGACCGTTGTGTTTTTTGGCTTTTGGTTTCGGCAGCGGGCTGGCTCCGTTCGCGCCGGGTACATTTGGCACTTTGGCGGCACTGCCTTTGGCATTTGTGCTGATTTTGCTCGGCATAGACGGGCTGCTGCTGGCTTTTTTGTGTATCGTGCTGTTTATGTTGGGCATACGCATTTGCGCTTATGCGGAACGTGAAACGGGTGTCAGCGACCATGGTGGGATTGTTTGGGACGAGATTGTCGCCATGCTGTTTGTGCTGGCGTTTGTGCCGTTCAGGTGGACGTGGTGGCTGGCGGCATTTGTCCTATTCCGTCTGTTTGACGCGCTCAAACCGTCTCCCGTCGGTTGGTTTGACAAGAATCTGCACGGCGGTTTGGGCATTATGGCGGACGATATGGCGGCTGCGGTGATGACTTTGATTGTCTTGAGGATTGCAATGCTGTTTTAAACGGTGCTGCCTTGTAAAAATGCCGTCTGAAAGCCTTTCAGACGGCATTGTTTCGGAGGTTAACGCGTTACCGGTTTGTATTTGATGCGTTTCGGTTTCGTGCCTTCTTCGCCGAGTCGGCGTTTCTTGTCGGCTTCGTATTCCTGATAGTTGCCGTCAAAGAACACCCATTTGGAGTCGCCTTCGCAAGCCAAGATATGCGTAGCAATACGGTCGAGGAACCAGCGGTCGTGCGAAATCACCATCACGCTGCCGGCAAATTCCAGCAATGCGTCTTCCAACGCGCGCAGGGTTTCCACGTCGAGGTCGTTGGACGGTTCGTCCAGCAGCAACACATTGCCACCGCCCAACAAGGTTTTTGCCAAGTGCAAACGTCCGCGTTCGCCGCCGGAAAGCTGCCCCGTGATTTTGCTTTGGTCGCTGCCTTTGAAATTGAAGCGTCCCAAATATTGGCGGGCGGGGATTTCAAACTGCCCGACCTGTAAAATATCGCGACCTTCGGCAATGTTGTCGAACACGGTTTTGTCGTTTTGCAAACCTTCGCGGCTTTGGTCAATCAAGCTCATTTTCACGGTTTGCCCGATTTTCACTTCACCGGAATCGGGCTGCTCTTTGCCCGCAATCATTTTAAACAGTGTCGATTTACCCGCGCCGTTCGGACCGATGATGCCGACAATCGCGCCCGCAGGCACTTTGAAGCTCAAATCGTCAATCAGCACTTTGTCGCCGAACGATTTGGAAACATTCACAAATTCAATCACTTCGTTACCCAAACGCTCGGCGACGGGAATGAAGATTTCCTGCGTTTCATTGCGTTTTTGGTATTCGTAGTTGCTCATTTCTTCAAAACGAGCCAAACGCGCTTTGGACTTGGCTTGGCGGCCTTTGGCATTTTGGCGCACCCATTCCAATTCCTGCTTCATCGCCTTCACGCGCGCGGCTTCGGATTTTGCCTCGTTTTCCAAGCGTTTTTCTTTCTGCTCCAGCCAAGACGAGTAATTGCCTTTCCACGGAATACCATGGCCGCGGTCGAGTTCCAAAATCCATTCGGCGGCGTTGTCGAGGAAGTAGCGGTCGTGTGTTACCGCAACGACTGTACCGGGGAAGCGCACGAGAAATTGCTCCAGCCACTCGACAGATTCCGCGTCCAAGTGGTTGGTCGGCTCGTCCAGCAAAAGCATATCGGGTTTGCTCAACAAGAGTTTGCACAAGGCAACGCGGCGTTTTTCACCGCCGGACAAATTATCGATTTTGGCATCCCATTCCGGCAGGCGCAGCGCGTCGGCGGCGATTTCCAATTCGTGTTCCGCACCGCCGCCCGTGGACGAACCTGCCGCAATAATCGCTTCCAAGCGGCCCTGCTCTTCTGCCAACGCGTCAAAATCCGCATCAGGATTGGCGTACTCGGCATACACTTCTTCCAAACGTTTCTGCGCGGCAGCCACTTCGCCCAAACCGCTTTCCACTTCCTCGCGCACGGTTTTTTCAGGATCAAGCTCAGGCTCTTGCGGCAGGTAGCCGATTTTAATGCCGCCCATCGGCACGGCTTCGCCCTCAAATTCCTTATCCACACCCGCCATAATCCGCAGCACGGTGGACTTGCCCGCGCCGTTCAAACCGAGCAGGCCGATTTTCGCGCCGGGGAAGAAAGAAAGGGAAATATCTTTAATGATGGTTTTCTGCGGCGGCACAACCTTGCTCACGCGCAGCATAGAATAGACGTATTGTTGGGACATGGTTTTCTCGTTTTCATCAAACAAATTTCAGACGGCCATTTTAACCGATAATTTGATTTAAGCCAGTTTATCCGCGAACCGGTATTGCCAAAATCGGGCAGGATTCATAAAATCCGCTTATCCCTTTGAAATTATATAGACAAAAAAATAATAATGATAGGGGATCGCCGCCCCGGCAACCATTTCGGATTTTCCAAAGCAAATATAGTGGATTAACAAAAATCAGGACAAGGCGACGAAGCCGCAGACAGTACAGATAGTACGGAACCGATTCACTTGGTGCTTCAGCACCTTAGAGAATCGTTCTCTTTGAGCTAAGGCGAGGCAACGCCGTACTGGTTTTTGTTAATCTACTATACTTTTCAAATCAAAAAAGGATTTACCTTATGTCGGAATATACGCCTCAAACAGCAAAACAAGGTTTGCCCGCGCTGGCAAAAAGCACGATTTGGATGCTCAGTTTCGGCTTTCTCGGCGTTCAGACGGCCTTTACCCTGCAAAGCTCGCAAATGAGCCGCATTTTTCAAACGCTAGGCGCAGACCCGCACAATTTGGGCTGGTTTTTCATCCTGCCGCCGCTGGCGGGGATGCTGGTGCAGCCGATTGTCGGTTATTACTCCGACCGCACTTGGATGCCGCGATTGGGCGGTCGCCGCCTGCCGTATCTGTTTTACGGCACGCTGATTGCGGTCATCGTGATGATTTTGATGCCGAACTCGGGCAGCTTCGGTTTCGGCTACGCTTCTTTGGCGGCTTTGTCGTTCGGCGCGCTGATGATTGCGCTGCTGGACGTGTCTTCCAATATGGCGATGCAGCCGTTTAAGATGATGGTCGGCGATATGGTCAACGAGGAGCAGAAAAGCTACGCCTACGGGATTCAGAGCTTTTTGGCGAATACCGGCGCGGTCGTGGCGGCGATTCTGCCGTTTGTGTTCGCGTATATCGGTTTGGCGAACACCGCCGAGAAAGGCGTTGTGCCACAAACCGTGGTCGTAGCATTCTATGTGGGCGCGGCATTACTGATTATTACCAGTGCGTTCACAATCTTCAAAGTCAAAGAATACGACCCGGAAACCTATGCCCGTTACCACGGCATCGATGTCGCCGCGAATCAGGAAAAAGCCAACTGGTTCGAACTTTTGAAAACCGCGCCCAAAGCGTTTTGGACGGTTACTCTGGTACAGTTTTTCTGCTGGTTCGCCTTTCAATATATGTGGACTTATTCCGCAGGCGCGATTGCGGAAAACGTTTGGCACACCACCGATGCGTCTTCCGTAGGCTATCAGGAGGCGGGCAACTGGTACGGCGTTTTGGCGGCGGTGCAGTCGGTTGCGGCGGTGATTTGTTCGTTTGTATTGGCGAAAGTGCCGAATAAATACCATAAGGCGGGTTATTTCGGCTGTTTGGCTTTGGGCGCGCTCGGCTTTTTCTCCGTTTTCTTCATCGGCAACCAATACGCGCTGGTGTTGTCTTATACCTTAATCGGCATCGCTTGGGCGGGCATTATCACTTATCCGCTGACGATTGTGACCAACGCCTTGTCGGGCAAGCATATGGGCACTTACTTGGGCCTGTTTAACGGCTCTATCTGTATGCCTCAAATCGTCGCTTCGCTGTTGAGTTTCGTGCTTTTCCCTATGCTGGGCGGCTTGCAGGCCACTATGTTCTTGGTAGGGGGCGTCGTCCTGCTGCTGGGCGCGTTTTCTGTGTTCCTGATTAAAGAAACACACGGCGGGGTTTGAGCGATGAGCGATACCCCCGCTACCCGCGATTTTGGCCTGATCGACGGGCGTGCCGTAACCGGCTATGTGCTGTCCAACCGGCGTGGTACGCGTGTCTGCGTGCTGGACTTGGGCGGGATTGTGCAGGAATTTTCCGTTTTGGCAGACGGCGTGCGCGAAAACCTCGTGGTGTCGTTCGACGATGCGGCTTCCTATGCGGACAATCCGTTTCAGATTAACAAGCAGATAGGGCGCGTGGCCGGACGCATCCGCGGTGCGGCGTTCGACATCAACGGCAGGACTTACCGCGTGGAGGCCAACGAAGGCAGGAACGCGCTGCACGGCGGTTCGCACGGGCTGGCCGTTACCCGTTTCAACGCGGTGGCGGCAGACGGCCGTTCGGTGGTGCTGCGCAGCCGCCTGCAACAGTCGGCCGACGGTTATCCCAACGATTTGGATTTGGATATTTCCTACCGCTTGGACGAGGACGACCGGCTTACCGTTAGCTATCGCGCCACCGCGCTCGGCGACACGGTGTTCGACCCGACGCTGCACATTTACTGGCGGCTGGACGCGGGCCTGCACGATGCGGTTCTGCATATTCCGCAGGGCGGACATATTCCGGCCGATGCCGAAAAACTGCCCGTCTCAACGGTTTCAGACGACCTCGAAGTATTTGATTTCAGCCGGCCCAAGCCGCTGGATGCCGCCGTTGCCGCCCTGCGCCGCGAAACGGGTCGGGCCGGTTTTGACGACGCTTACCGCGTGCCGTCCGATATAGGCCGTCCCGCCGCTGTGTTGCAAGCCGGACGCCGCCGTCGTATCAGCATATACAGCGACCGCAATGGCTTGGTCATCTTTACCGCCGCCCCGCAGGATTTCGCGCGGCACGATGCGGGCGTTTACGACGCGCTGGCGACCGAGGCGCAGACGCTGCCCGACAGCCTGAATTGGCCCGAGTTCGGCAATATTCGTCTGAACAAGGGTGATACCAGGGAGGCGACGATTGCTTACGGCATCGAATCCCTTTCTTAGGAGCTTCCTAACACCGGTTGTAGACGGCCTTTTTATAGTGGATTAACAAAAACCGGTACGGCGTTGCCTCGGCTTAGCTCAAAGAGAACGATTCTCTAAGGTGCTGAAGCACCAAGTGAATCGGTTCCGTACTATTTGTACTGTCTGCGGCTTCGTCGCCTTGTCCTGATTTTTGTTAATCCACTATAAGATT from Neisseria meningitidis harbors:
- the ettA gene encoding energy-dependent translational throttle protein EttA, whose protein sequence is MSQQYVYSMLRVSKVVPPQKTIIKDISLSFFPGAKIGLLGLNGAGKSTVLRIMAGVDKEFEGEAVPMGGIKIGYLPQEPELDPEKTVREEVESGLGEVAAAQKRLEEVYAEYANPDADFDALAEEQGRLEAIIAAGSSTGGGAEHELEIAADALRLPEWDAKIDNLSGGEKRRVALCKLLLSKPDMLLLDEPTNHLDAESVEWLEQFLVRFPGTVVAVTHDRYFLDNAAEWILELDRGHGIPWKGNYSSWLEQKEKRLENEAKSEAARVKAMKQELEWVRQNAKGRQAKSKARLARFEEMSNYEYQKRNETQEIFIPVAERLGNEVIEFVNVSKSFGDKVLIDDLSFKVPAGAIVGIIGPNGAGKSTLFKMIAGKEQPDSGEVKIGQTVKMSLIDQSREGLQNDKTVFDNIAEGRDILQVGQFEIPARQYLGRFNFKGSDQSKITGQLSGGERGRLHLAKTLLGGGNVLLLDEPSNDLDVETLRALEDALLEFAGSVMVISHDRWFLDRIATHILACEGDSKWVFFDGNYQEYEADKKRRLGEEGTKPKRIKYKPVTR
- a CDS encoding phosphatidylglycerophosphatase A, which gives rise to MADFKPDFAWLLKRPLCFLAFGFGSGLAPFAPGTFGTLAALPLAFVLILLGIDGLLLAFLCIVLFMLGIRICAYAERETGVSDHGGIVWDEIVAMLFVLAFVPFRWTWWLAAFVLFRLFDALKPSPVGWFDKNLHGGLGIMADDMAAAVMTLIVLRIAMLF
- a CDS encoding SLC45 family MFS transporter: MSEYTPQTAKQGLPALAKSTIWMLSFGFLGVQTAFTLQSSQMSRIFQTLGADPHNLGWFFILPPLAGMLVQPIVGYYSDRTWMPRLGGRRLPYLFYGTLIAVIVMILMPNSGSFGFGYASLAALSFGALMIALLDVSSNMAMQPFKMMVGDMVNEEQKSYAYGIQSFLANTGAVVAAILPFVFAYIGLANTAEKGVVPQTVVVAFYVGAALLIITSAFTIFKVKEYDPETYARYHGIDVAANQEKANWFELLKTAPKAFWTVTLVQFFCWFAFQYMWTYSAGAIAENVWHTTDASSVGYQEAGNWYGVLAAVQSVAAVICSFVLAKVPNKYHKAGYFGCLALGALGFFSVFFIGNQYALVLSYTLIGIAWAGIITYPLTIVTNALSGKHMGTYLGLFNGSICMPQIVASLLSFVLFPMLGGLQATMFLVGGVVLLLGAFSVFLIKETHGGV
- a CDS encoding aldose epimerase family protein; translated protein: MSDTPATRDFGLIDGRAVTGYVLSNRRGTRVCVLDLGGIVQEFSVLADGVRENLVVSFDDAASYADNPFQINKQIGRVAGRIRGAAFDINGRTYRVEANEGRNALHGGSHGLAVTRFNAVAADGRSVVLRSRLQQSADGYPNDLDLDISYRLDEDDRLTVSYRATALGDTVFDPTLHIYWRLDAGLHDAVLHIPQGGHIPADAEKLPVSTVSDDLEVFDFSRPKPLDAAVAALRRETGRAGFDDAYRVPSDIGRPAAVLQAGRRRRISIYSDRNGLVIFTAAPQDFARHDAGVYDALATEAQTLPDSLNWPEFGNIRLNKGDTREATIAYGIESLS
- the thiL gene encoding thiamine-phosphate kinase, which codes for MKEFDFIKRYLQTGTDNDVVLGIGDDAAIVRPREGFDLCFSADMLLKDRHFFANVKPEDLAWKVLAVNVSDMAAMGAIPRWVLLSAALPELDEVWLKRFCGSFFGLAKKFGVTLIGGDTTKGDMAFNVTIIGELPKGRALRRDAAVAGDDIWVSGRVGMAAAALNCRLKRCVLPDDVFAECEQKLLRPEPRVGLGLALLPFARAAQDVSDGLAQDLGHILTASGVGAEIWADSLPSLSVLKDILPRAQWLSYTLAGGDDYELVFTAPESCRSRVLDAAERCGVPVTRIGKINGGCRLKVLDADGRELELHSLGFDHFG